In Haliaeetus albicilla chromosome 26, bHalAlb1.1, whole genome shotgun sequence, the sequence AGAGAAACCCACCCCACAACCGAGTGATCTCAAAGGCTTGAACTAAAACCAAACTACATGagctcagagctgctgcaggactGAAAACCCAAGAGCTGTCACAGCCAGATCCAGTTTTAGTGGGAGCTGCGAGCAGGAATGCTGTGCTTgggaagtttaaaaataatgaagtggAGGCAGCTTTTCTGGATTGCGCTCTGTGTTGTGGAGTTGTCTGGTGAGTATTGACTGCAGCAAATACCAGGGTTACAAGCACCGAGCAATAAAGCAGCGTGAGACTAGTGCATGGGGCAACTTCTTTATAACTTCTGAAAGAGCAGCTTGGGGGGATGCATCGTAATGAACGTTTAGTGGAGATTGCAATTTCACGTAATGAACATTTTACAGAACAGCACTGATCAGGCGCCTTGGCCAACATATTCGCAGCGATGtgctgcaaacagaaaatgctgctggTTTGAAAAGGAAGGGAATCAGGATATGAGAGCTCCCTATAATATTACAGATAACACAAGGGGATGCATTGCAGCATGCAAAGCTGTAGAGTGCAGCCACAGTTCAAGTCATTTCTCAGTCTGCATTGGTGTAAATTAGCCTTACTTTTGTTTTGTGGTAGGAACTAAACATTTTCCGAAAATCAAATGAATCTccataaatattaaaatctcCTATTCCAGCTCTTCAAATATTCACCACATGAGAAAGTGAATAATAATACAGAGATTTTCTCTAGGTAGTACTTTTTAAAGGGTTGTAGTTTAGGGAAATGTTATCTTTTTTGTCCCAAACCCAACAACCATGAAGTAACAAAAAGGGACTAAAAAACAGTGAAGCAGCATTCTGTGTGCTGCATAGTATGCTGGGACAGGAGCCAGGAACCTGCGGGTGTCTcctcaaatgtaatttttccttACTTACATGAATGTGAGCAACTAGATCTATTGAAAgaatttgctgtattttgttcttctgtttcatggtgctcctttcattttccctttgctgccAAGGCATATTGCTCACACGAGCCGTTGTGCCTGACCCTCCAGTCTATGTTAATttaacaggaaggaaaaaaaaacaattttatctgagagaaataaaattcaggaCTGTCTGGTTGGGCTGAAGTGAGCGGCGAGCGAGGGTGTAAGACAAAAGTGTTTATCTGAAATGCGAAACCCGAGTTCCTTGTAGTACAAAGCAAAAATGATACAAAAGTGATAAAAAGCTTTGCCTTTGTAAAGACAAAGCTACCGGGCGACAGGGGGTTTAATGCTGCAAAATGTCATTCCTTTTGCCGGCACAGCCACTGCTCCACGTTTCTGCGGGATATTACAGTGCTTTATCAGCTCTTGCTGGAAGGTAGAGGGGGATTATTTCTGTTCAATGGAGCTGCtgggcagaggggagaaaaacTAGGGAGCTCACCCTTGGGGCTCTGCGTGCTCTTCATCTCTTTGGGGAGGCCGAGTAAATTAAGCAAACGTTTTAGTTGTGCAGCTCCCGATGGAAATCCCAATTCGGGGAGGGGGTCGTGCTCACGTTGGCTCCTGGCAGCGCTGCCAAGGGTGGGATGACCGGCCTCCACGTGCCCCCCAGGACACCCTTCAGCTAAAGCCACATGatttacaggggaaaaaaaaagccccatgCCATGCTGGGCCAGGCGCAGGTCTTCTACAAATGCCACATGTGGATGCGGTGTGGGGAGGATGGAGGCCGGGTACCAAGTAGCTGCAAACCGCAGCCTGACCCCAGAGCAACGAGCAGCCTCGTCCAGCCTCGCGGGGAGCGAATCCCATATGCAGTGTTCAGTTCTGGGCTTTGCCTGATCCTTTGGGGAACCGCTGAGTTGCAATGAGAGTGGGAGAGGTTTATGCCTGTCCCTGGTCTGCAGAGCGGGCCGGTGCTCCGGGGCCGCTCGGGAACCCTCCGCCGGCACAGCAGCACGATGCTGCGAGCGGTTCATGGTGACAAAATTGGGTATTGATAAACCACGTGGAGAGCTGTCCTGTGCTTGTCTCAGAACGTACATAGACAAGAAAGCATGTGTTCTATTTGTACCTAATacaaacactttcttttttttttaatcttttttgtttcctttttatatcttttttattCATCTCTGCCaaacttgattttttaaaaatatctcttgtcattttaaagcattcttcctttccttcatttcctcttGCAAGACCTAGAAAAGTTCTAAaggtcagggaaggaaaaaggagctTTAAAACCCACAGCCACTTGGGTTTAACATCTTTTAAAGGGCTGCACATCATAACTGCTCAAGCCAGCAGCAATCTCGGTCCCTGGGAAGGTGCCGGGCTCCCAAGCAGCACCCGGCTGCCGGAGAGGCCCCAAGCCCAAGGAAACCCTTGGTCCAGCAGCGGGGGTTTGGGAGGGCGGCTCGGGGGGGTcccgcagccccctgccccctgCGTGACTGCGGCCCCACACCCGTATCCTGtctgggaggaggaaaagggggagggaagggatttTTATCAGATATTTCCAGAGGGAAGAGGGCTCCACCCGCTTGAATTCCTGCCACATGGCTGAGAGCAGTAAAAGTGGAAAGGCGTGAGTAATGCAGGCTGGAGCCCTCGGAGGAGCTGCTGCGGGAAgcctgggctggctgcagctccACGGCTCCGTGTCCCACCGTTCTTCACCCGCTGCTTCCGCAGCCGCCGGGACCACGAGCGCCGGCGGTACCGTGAGTGCCGGCGGTACCGTGAGTGCCGGTGGTACGACGCCTGCCGGCTCACTTGCAGCGCTTTGCCGTAGCTCAGCCACAGCCCTTGCAGCTTCTAGAGCGCTAGCTGAGCTTGGAAAAAAACTTTGTTAAACACACAGAAGAGTTTGAGAAACTATCCTGGCACAGGGTTTCTGTGTCAGAGCACTCAAGTAGGCACCCACTTAGCAAAAGGTTTACCAAGAGATTAGTGTATCAGCATCGGAGGTGCAATTACTGTCTGGGAATCCCCTGCGGGTTGCACCTTCCACCATGCAGGGATGGACGAGCGGGGGAGAAACCCCCGGGTTTAATTTGCTGCGGGTGCAGAGTAGGGCACAAATTACAAAACTTTTCTCCTGCTTCCTGAGCCTTTGCCACTGCAGAGTTTTGCCTTCTGTGGTCCTGGTGTAGTGCTCAGGGATGAGCGTTGGACCAAGTCACTACTTTAACATTTatattgttgctttttttatttgacaTGAGCTGAGCTACTTCCTAAGCCCcattattaaaatatctttaaaaatcagaggtgtttgctttttaaaagctagaTAGGTAAATACAAGAGGTACTGTGAAGTacagttttctttcacataTCTGCAATGCTTTTGCTCCTCCGTGTGCTAGCGCTGCCAGGTGAAGATTTCTCCAAGGTTAATAAATGGCTTGGCTTAAACTCTCAGACCCTTAATACTAACAAATTGACAGAGTTTAGCAAAGCTAGTAAAAATGTATGGTGCAATAAATGACCCACTTTAGCTGAGCACCATGTGGATTATCCATCTCACATCTGGATCATTATTTATCTCATGAGTCCTAAGGTTTCAAAAAACTTAGCCATGTTTTCTATAAACGCGCCTGCATACACTAcaataaagggaagaaaaagaaatactgtgtgACAGGCCTTCTCACAAATTACACTGAGCAATAAGCCAGGCTTCAATTTATGACATTCAGTGGTGAAAAGACTTTGATTAGAAATACTTCTGGTGCTTTACAAACATCTGGAATAGTTCAAAGGTGCTTGGGTGGCTGTGGCACTTGGGGAGGTCAAGTCCAGGCACTACATTGTTCTAGTGATGTAAAGTTTCCTGCTAATGTCCGTGCAAATACAAAGCTGTATGCAAAGCGTGGATTTAACTTTGTGCTACTCATTATTCTGGGCACGCAGTCGTGCCTCCTGCTTTTGATTTGTTAAAATTCATCAGAAAAACTTGGTGATTTAACCAGTTGGAACAGAATTGTCTTGGAGAGAAGAAACTTCTCCCTTAAATAAAAGCCGTGCCAGAACCTAAATCCCAGCTCCAGACACCTGCGCCGAGCCCTCGGCAGGGCCCCTGCCTCCCCCGGTGCTCCCGCgcccagagcagctgcagccgggacgggacgggacgggatgggacgggacgggatgggatgggacaggaCGAGATGGGATGTGATGGGataggatgggatgggatgcgATGcaatgggatgggatgggatgggatgggatgcgACAGGACGGGACaagatgggatgggatgggatgggatgggatgggatgggatgggatgggatgtgCCAGCACAGGTGGCCCtctggggccaggctggggtgCGCTCCCCCCTCAGCACCCTCCGGTACAACCACCCACCAGCTGCAGGAACAGCCGaggagctctgcctgctgccagccatTGCCAAAATAAACTTCAGTGATCTCAGTCTTTGCTTTTCGTAAACCATCCAGGTTCTCTGGACCTGATCCAGCAAAGTACTGACATCCCGACATCATAGAAAAATTCCTGCCGGGACAATACTGAAGTGCACGATACTACGGTGCACAATACATAAATGCATGTTTAACTGGCAGCGGATGCTGCCCTGATGCTGGCGCCGGGCGGCTGCTCAGGACCTGTCAGTGCTGCTCCATCTCCAAGGGTTGTTTAGAAGGATGAAGTAACTTTTCTTGGAGCTCAGGGTCCCCTGGgcagaaatacaaaagaaaaaatgtattttgtatgaTTTTCTCTTTAGTGTCTGGATAAGAATCCTAAACAGCAACAGCCCTGGAGTAGAGACTGAAGCTGTTTGTTAAAAGTGGAAATAGATCTTAAGAATAGAAAAGGTtaagaaatgggaagaaatgcatttgcatTGACTGATATAGttcatttcagaaggaaaagctgGAAGTGTCATCTTTGTAACATACCAGGAAGCGATATATAAACTTTAAGTTAGAACAGCAAACCGTTCTCCAAACGTTCAGTTTTACCTCCAAAGCTGGTTTTGCTCATGAGTCAGAGCTGATCCCAAGCCAATGGGAATGTTTCTATTTACTTTGAGATTGTGCCTGCAAATGCAAATCCAGCTTATTTTTTCCTGAGGCACATAAGTGATCTCTTCCAAGGCCCGAGTCTTTCCTCCAAGGATTATAAACCCAAACTACTATGAAATCCAGCTTTGTGCAGAGCTTTGTGCATCCCTCGGCAAGCCCGAGGATCGGGCAGGATGAGGGCAGAAACGAGCCACTCCAGGACCCTTTGCAAGTGCTGCACCAAAGTTTGGTACTCGCCCAGCTGAACCGTTTAGCCTCTGAGCTTCTCCCATCTGAGCTCTAGGGCAGCCTGCTATTTGGGGGCAAGAAGAAAGTGAATTTGTGAAAGCAGTTaacccttccctgccctgcctgcagggaccctcggggctggggtggggggacagcaGCCCCTAACACCTTCCTCTGCCACCAGGCAATGCTTCTGGGACCCCAACATCCCCCACCCCACGAACAGCCGTGACCACAGAAACGAAAGGCATCAGCAGCACGGCAGCCACCGGAGCCCACGGAGCCCCCAGCAGTGCCAAGCCGACGCCAGAGATGTCCGGTAATCGCTCCCCGCCCCCCGTGATTCCTGGTAGCATTTGCATGAATAATCAGATTTATTAAGTGCACAGGCTTGCCCTAAGGAACTGCATCGTTGGTGCATGGGTGGTGCTCTCAGAAAAGAGCCTGATAGTATGGTCAAAAGCTTTAATCCTGGCCAAAAAATGCCACCTGGGGCAACCTAACACTGCTGTCTTCAGGACGGGCAGCTTAGACCCATCCTTTTCAAAACAGCCAAGTGATGATGGGACAAAATGCTCATTAATCTTTTATCTCAGCATACCTATTCTTTGCCCAGCAAAAGGCACCCATAAGAGGTCTGCCAGCCTTTCTGCTAAGAGGCTGAGGCTCCGAAGAGCTCTGAAGCAGGGACCCTTGCACAGATGTACGGTGCCTTTCTCTTATGCCGTTTGAAATCTGTACATCTTTTTGAAGACTCTGGGTCAAGGGAGAGAGCAGGGTGATGGAGGGGAGGTCAGGCAATGGCATCCTTGCTGTGGTGCAGTGTATGCCCAGGAAATTAGTCCATTGTAAACAGATTATGAAGCGCATGTAACAATTAGGTAACTGAAGCAAGCCTAATGGGCATTTCTTATACAGCCAATAACACGTTCTGGTACCGCTGGCTATGACAAATCAATATTGTACTTCAGTCATCGCAATGCCACGCATTGATTTTAGAGGACTTAAGCTTTCTCATGTATCCTTTTCATTGCatttcttcaaaactgaagCTGCAGCCACATCCCCGGCTGCCAGGACCACCTTCCCGGGGCTCAGCAGCGAGCGGACGAGCCCGCAGCTCAGCCGAGACCCCACGCAGATGCTGGGCACCCCCTTGGACCCCAACCACACGAGCCGAGGGGTCCCCACAACCGAGAACCCAGCCACACAACCCAGGACAATGGAAGAAATCCCAGGACCCACGCCAGCTATGACAAGCTCTCCTGTCACCTCGGGGCATCCTTCCATCCCGGCCAGCACCACGCCGCTGCCCACAGTCAGGGGTAGCCCGAAGGTGAGGATTTGGCTGGGCACAGCGGGCTGTGGGACCATGAGGAGGCTGGACTTGTCTCACAACCCCCTGACAGTTCACTGAAACCATCgctgtgttttttcccttccagaaCATCACCTGCCACAACGTCAAAGAAGTGAGTGACACCGGAGCCATCTGCTTGCAGCTCAACGAGTCCAGCACTTGCGTGAGTCGCAGCCCTGGGTGGCCGCATGTCTCCAAGGGGGGGACATGCAGAAGGAGGGGGGCTGCAAGCAAACAGCCAAGGGCAGGTTCTGCAGCGCTCTCAGGCTTGCGGCAATGGGGTCACCCACCATAGCTGGGGGGTTGGTTTAGAGTGGGGAGCTCACACCGTTATCCCTAGGGCAGAGCATCTGAGCTGTGCCAAACTGGCAGAGGTGGGGATGATCACAGCAGTCCCAGGAGGATCCCAAAGGGGTGATTACAGCAGTCGCAGGGGAAATGCAACCTCCTGGTTTCATAAAACCACCCTTTTCATAATTAAGAGCTGGGGTCAGTTAATTTCTAAAGTATCTCCCACCATGTTTAACGGGAAATTGTCtttgctcttcctcttccctgttGGAAATGCGAGCGCCTTTTTTTGCCTTGCCAGCTGCCCTAGGAAAGAAATCAAGGCATCTGAAGGAGCATGGGTGCAGCTCAGTGTCCCCATCTGCACCAACTCCTAAGGGAATCCCAGGCTCTCTGTAACCACCCTTGGCCTTGTGCAccaaaaatgaagcatttataAAAGCAGAAGAGGGTCCGGCTGAGACACTATTGTGGGTGGGAGGCAAGAAACCTTTCACACTGGAGGTACAACCTGCGACAGGGAGCAGATGGTGCTGGACCTTGTGGGACAGCAGACTTGGCAATGCCCTGGGTGTAAGATGACAACGAttaattttacttctgctggtcagCTATACTGCCACTGCTTTGGATGAGTGAATTCTTACTTGGCTTTTCTCTGCAAATTGGCCATTAAATGGCGTTTAGACTCACTCCTGTTTACAAGGACTGCACTTTAGTGAGAATTCACATGGAAACTCCTCCGCGAGGGAGCGATTCTGTTCCCAGATGCCATCTAGTGGGGACCGGCACCTCCTGGGCCCAGCGTTTATACACATTATGCATATATTACATACCTGCCCATACAGAAATAGATGCATATATAACATACAGAACATCCTGGAGAGTTGTATCTAATTGCACATACTCCTAGCCCTTCCTCTATGTGAAACGAGTCAAACCGCCCCACTTCCAACCGTGGTTTTCTGGGAGCTCTCAGCCCACAGCAGACCTCTCCCGTGCCTCCACCTCAGCATCATCGAGAGGGAAAAACCAGCTCAggctcagcagctgctgaacCTGGGAACCAGATAAGAGCGTCTGCGAGGAGAGCAGATAGGAGGGACTGGGCCGTGTCTCGCTTTCCTGCTGGCCTTTCCCAAAGCAAATGAGCAATAAGCTGGCACCCAGCGCTGCTAATTGCAAAGGGAAATTCTGACACTCCGATGAGTTCTTTccacagcagagaaaggaaaatacacaCTTGGGTCTCTTGTTCCATCTTGGCCTTTCTCACCCCAAGCCAAGCTCtacagaaacagctgaaaatgaTTTGTTTGTTATTCTCTCATGGATaagtttctgcatttttttatgcTAAGAGGATGTGGCGACCCGAGTGCAATACAGAGGCAATTCTAAGGCAAAGAGAGGAAGGCACTGAGCTGCCCAGCTCCGCGCAGCGCTGCAGGACAGGAGGGTTTTTGCCTCTTTCGCAGCCCCACGTCGGTGGGCACGTCCCGGGGAGCAAgtggagggcaggggcaggacgGGGGATTCAGCTGGAGCCGGTCTCTGTCT encodes:
- the CD34 gene encoding hematopoietic progenitor cell antigen CD34 isoform X1 — translated: MLCLGSLKIMKWRQLFWIALCVVELSGNASGTPTSPTPRTAVTTETKGISSTAATGAHGAPSSAKPTPEMSAAATSPAARTTFPGLSSERTSPQLSRDPTQMLGTPLDPNHTSRGVPTTENPATQPRTMEEIPGPTPAMTSSPVTSGHPSIPASTTPLPTVRGSPKNITCHNVKEVSDTGAICLQLNESSTCKHFLEMKGSDLWSAICEEKIRPISPPCQIKLAKSEVDHDCMLLILVGETDPATDILQESHWEKFGIKSLKRGRVRNHQDFSQKTLIALVTSGLMLAFLGLAGYFLMKRRSWSPAGERLAEDPYYTENGSQGNTMLMMSPQEQRELQEKPNLNGGTQENGTGQASSKNGHSAKQHSPADTEM
- the CD34 gene encoding hematopoietic progenitor cell antigen CD34 isoform X2, which gives rise to MLCLGSLKIMKWRQLFWIALCVVELSGNASGTPTSPTPRTAVTTETKGISSTAATGAHGAPSSAKPTPEMSAAATSPAARTTFPGLSSERTSPQLSRDPTQMLGTPLDPNHTSRGVPTTENPATQPRTMEEIPGPTPAMTSSPVTSGHPSIPASTTPLPTVRGSPKNITCHNVKEVSDTGAICLQLNESSTCKHFLEMKGSDLWSAICEEKIRPISPPCQIKLAKSEVDHDCMLLILVGETDPATDILQESHWEKFGIKSLKRGRVRNHQDFSQKTLIALVTSGLMLAFLGLAGYFLMKRRSWSPAGERLQ
- the CD34 gene encoding hematopoietic progenitor cell antigen CD34 isoform X3, whose amino-acid sequence is MLCLGSLKIMKWRQLFWIALCVVELSGNASGTPTSPTPRTAVTTETKGISSTAATGAHGAPSSAKPTPEMSAAATSPAARTTFPGLSSERTSPQLSRDPTQMLGTPLDPNHTSRGVPTTENPATQPRTMEEIPGPTPAMTSSPVTSGHPSIPASTTPLPTVRGSPKNITCHNVKEVSDTGAICLQLNESSTCKHFLEMKGSDLWSAICEEKIRPISPPCQIKLAKSEVDHDCMLLILVGETDPATDILQESHWEKFGIKSLKRGRVRNHQDFSQKTLIALVTSGLMLAFLGLAGYFLMKRRSWSPAGERL